From one Plasmodium malariae genome assembly, chromosome: 12 genomic stretch:
- the PmUG01_12041800 gene encoding conserved Plasmodium protein, unknown function: MKKSIKGLLLIYFLIFLEGYFCIGLFSTSVFPREFTKTVERHLREDYGDRDVAVFREIIRNYKNNDVFLSPTDEEDLKASMKRYAGDRFIKDYENLLNEKSTDSKRILAKSMINLIKQQFIKLKEIEAQYVTPNFEQYKQIIELKPQILDLDADTPCNTEAECKKLENMMNICTYVRGGADFAYDIFLVTTHVVNSMIAVLCACIFIGPVHVCALKNFPYTCKLPYPVFSTLFMATSAVWEVVKAATALCRVYGDLSVMSKMV; this comes from the exons atgaaaaaaagcataaaagggcttctcttaatttatttcctaatttttttagaagGGTATTTTTGTATAGGCTTGTTCAGCACAAGTGTTTTTCCAAGAGAAT TTACTAAAACCGTGGAAAGACATCTACGAGAGGACTATGGAG ATAGAGACGTGGCCGTTTTTAG ggaaataataagaaattacAAAAACAA CGATGTATTTCTAAGCCCTACTGATGAGGAGGACTTAAAG GCTTCCATGAAAAGATACGCAGGAGATCGCTTTATTAAGGATTACGAAAATTTACTAAATGAA aAATCAACAGATTCAAAGAGAATATTAGCAAAGTCTATGATAAATTTAATCAAACAGCAATTTatcaaattaaaagaaatagaagcACAATATGTTACACCAAATTTTGAACAATACAAACAAATCATAGAATTAAAACCCCAAATATTA GACTTAGACGCAG ACACACCATGTAATACAGAGGCGGAGTGCAAAAAATTAGAG aatatgatgaatatatgtacatatgttagAGGAGGAGCTGATTTTGCATATGACATTTTTTTGGTAACAACTCATGTTGTAAATAGTATGATAGCAGTATTATGTGCCTGTATTTTCATTGGCCCTGTACATGTTTGcgctttaaaaaatttcccG tACACGTGCAAATTGCCGTACCCCGTCTTTTCAACACTGTTTATGGCTACATCAGCCGTTTGGGAAGTG gtAAAAGCTGCTACTGCTCTTTGTAGGGTGTATGGAG ATTTGTCCGTTATGTCAAAAATGGTGTGA
- the PmUG01_12041900 gene encoding conserved Plasmodium protein, unknown function, producing the protein MFDFYPLRLFFNSFRYENLPKKLIENIIKTGTFCRTMLPVFIPISIYQYIRQVRTEKKNVEALLQLEMLISSNIMNERTGVGAEASVCIDKDRYAEELFYEYAKNENLKSFYDSSMKNRYTKNWKIQYDLYLIDKSVNS; encoded by the exons ATGTTCGATTTTTACCCCCTACGATTATTTTTCAACTCCTTTCGATATGAAAATTTACCGAAAAAATTGAtcgaaaatataataaaaacaggGACGTTTTGCAGAACGATGTTACCTGTGTTCATCCCCATTTCAATATACCAGTATATAAGACAAGTACGAACggaaaagaaaaacgttGAAGCGCTTTTACAGCTAGAAATGTTAATATCTTCGAATATTATGAATGAGAGAACAGGAGTTGGAGCAGAAGCGAGTGTGTGC ataGACAAAGATAGGTATGCTGAAGAGTTATTCTACGAATATGCaaagaatgaaaatttaaaaagtttttatgATTCATCTATGAAAAATagatatacaaaaaattggaaaattCAGTACGATTTATATTTGATTGATAAATCCGTTAACTCATAA
- the PmUG01_12041700 gene encoding beta-hydroxyacyl-ACP dehydratase precursor, putative: MKKRNLYFLFPSTNIFNEKNNFKNYKIANKNLSKEKICAGKETINDDDISAENISNLTSYSNYDTIDIEDIKNIIPHRYPFLLVDKVIHIQVNKKIIGVKQVSVNENFFNGHFPQKSIMPGVLQIEALAQLGGILCLKNEESQKKNNLFLFAGVDGVRWKKPVLPGDTLIMEVEQISFKPSLGVAKLRGVGYVGGNVVIKIEEMIFALSK; the protein is encoded by the exons atgaaaaagaggaatttatattttttgttcccATCAACGAACATTTTcaacgaaaaaaataattttaaaaattataagatagctaataaaaatttaagtaaagaaaaaatatgtgcaGGCAAGGAAACAATAAATGATGATGACATAAGCGCAGAAAATATTTCGAATTTAACATCTTATTCTAATTATGACACAATAGATATAGAAGATATAAAGAACATTATTCCACATAGATATCCATTTCTTTTAGTTGATAAAGTAATACATATTCaagtaaacaaaaaaataattggtGTAAAACAAGTTTCggtaaatgaaaattttttcaatgGTCATTTTCCTCAAAAATCAATTATGCCAGGCGTTTTACAGATAGAAGCATTAGCCCAATTAGGCGGGATATTATGCCTCAAAAATGAAGAGAGccaaaaaaagaataatttatttttgttcgCAGGGGTCGATGGGGTCAGGTGGAAGAAACCGGTCCTTCCAG GCGATACATTAATTATGGAAGTAGAACAAATTTCATTCAAACCGTCACTTGGTGTTGCTAAGTTGCGGGGTGTAGGTTATGTAGGGGGTAATgttgttataaaaattgaagaaatgatttttgctttatcgaaataa
- the PmUG01_12041500 gene encoding V-type proton ATPase subunit G, putative produces the protein MAQNKGSNVLIQQLLKAEEEADLVIKKAKDVRAKMLKEAETTAAEELKIFRAKEKERLNKGHKEKSTAEDEAVTQIEQNTKDEIKKYKELFKKNKDQVAQFVYDKVFTVDLTIPDCTQKSL, from the exons atgGCACAAAATAAAGGATCGAATGTTTTAATTCAACAATTACTTAAAGCAGAGGAGGAAGCAGATttagtaattaaaaaagcCAAAGATG taCGTGCAAAAATGCTGAAGGAAGCTGAGACGACGGCAGCGGaggaattaaaaatttttcgaGCCAAAGAAAAAGAGCGTTTAAATAAGGGTCATAAAGAG AAATCCACAGCTGAAGATGAAGCCGTAACACAAATCGAACAAAACACAAAagatgaaattaaaaagtataaggagttatttaagaaaaataaagatcAAGTTGCCCAGTTTGTGTATGATAAGGTTTTTACAGTAGATTTAACAATTCCCGACTGTACGCAAAAGTCCCTTTAA
- the PmUG01_12041600 gene encoding 60S ribosomal protein L6, putative, protein MKTIVSSQKVIIPEGVNVAINSRKITVTGKYGTLKRSFRHLPIDVRLNKLKKYIKVVMWFGVPDSLACIRTVCTHLKNMFTGVTKKFLYKMRLVHAHFPINSNIVDNNKLIEIRNYLGEKRVRFVKALPGVLIEKSPNVKDEIYVSGADIENVSLTAALIHQSVLCRNKDIRKFLDGIYVSEVTTVEKDE, encoded by the exons atgaaaaccATAGTATCATCTCAAAAGGTCATAATTCCTGAAGgag TTAACGTTGCAATAAATTCGAGGAAGATAACAGTAACAGGAAAGTATGGCACTCTAAAGAGAAGTTTTAGACATTTACCCATAGATGTTCGATTGAATAAGTTAAAGAAGTATATAAAAGTGGTTATGTGGTTTGGTGTACCAGATAGTTTAGCATGTATTAGAACAGTATGTACCCATTTAAAGAATATGTTTACTGGAGTTACtaaaaagtttttatataaaatgagaCTCGTTCATGCTCACTTTCCAATCAATTCAAATATTGTTGACAATAACAAATTAATTgaaataagaaattatttagGAGAGAAGAGAGTTAGATTTGTTAAAGCCTTGCCAGGAGTACTTATAGAAAAATCTCCAAATGTAAAAgatgaaatatatgtaagtgGTGCCGATATTGAAAATGTATCTTTAACCGCAGCCTTAATACATCAATCGGTTTTATGCAGAAATAAAGATATTCGTAAATTTCTTGATGGTATTTATGTGTCCGAGGTCACTACAGTTGAGAAGGATGAATAG